One window of the Verrucomicrobiota bacterium genome contains the following:
- a CDS encoding sigma-70 family RNA polymerase sigma factor produces the protein MKNICPLFGGSCILPKTRANPGMSEALKQVTTEFLASRPQLMAFIYGLVRHPQTAEDIYQEVWLKLAGALENGPAIENQAHWCRAVAKNLILQHWREQRDAKVVADSTLLEFVDYVELAFAEGDSSRDRWPDRQYALSQCVEALPEKSKRLLLLKYDEGFSTGVIASHLRQSTAAVIKALVRLREALATCVEKKLKLQELGL, from the coding sequence ATGAAAAATATTTGTCCACTTTTTGGCGGTTCGTGCATCTTACCTAAAACCAGAGCCAATCCAGGCATGAGCGAAGCGCTGAAACAGGTGACCACGGAGTTTTTGGCCAGCCGGCCACAGCTCATGGCCTTCATTTACGGACTCGTCCGGCATCCGCAGACGGCGGAGGACATTTATCAGGAAGTCTGGCTCAAGCTGGCGGGCGCTCTGGAAAACGGCCCGGCGATCGAGAATCAGGCCCATTGGTGCCGCGCCGTGGCCAAGAATTTGATCCTTCAACATTGGCGAGAACAGCGCGATGCCAAGGTCGTGGCCGACAGCACGCTTTTGGAATTTGTCGATTACGTCGAGCTGGCTTTCGCCGAGGGCGACTCGTCCAGGGACCGTTGGCCAGACCGCCAATACGCCCTCAGCCAATGTGTGGAAGCCCTCCCGGAGAAATCCAAACGGCTGCTCCTGCTCAAATATGACGAGGGTTTCTCCACCGGCGTGATCGCCTCGCACTTGCGGCAATCCACGGCGGCGGTGATCAAAGCGCTCGTCCGCCT